The Mus caroli chromosome 1, CAROLI_EIJ_v1.1, whole genome shotgun sequence genome has a window encoding:
- the LOC110304107 gene encoding small cysteine and glycine repeat-containing protein 6-like, with translation MGCCGCGGCGGCGGCGGCGCGGCGGCGCGGCGCGGCGSCGCGGCGCGGCGCGGCDCCGGCCGCCGCCKPVVVCCCHRCCCNSCGCGSCGCGCGCGKGCCQQKCCCQQKCGCKXCCC, from the coding sequence ATGGGTTGCTGTGGCTGTGgaggctgtggtggctgtggcgGCTGTGGCggctgtggctgtggtggctgcGGTGGTTGTGGCTGCGGTGGCTGTGGTTGTGgtggctgtggctcctgtggctgtggtggctgtggctgtggtggctgtggctgtggcggCTGTGACTGTTGTGGTGGCTGCTGcggctgctgtggctgctgcaaGCCTGTGGTAGTCTGCTGCTGCCACCGCTGCTGCTGCAACTCCTgtggctgtggctcctgtggctGCGGCTGTGGCTGTGGGAAGGGCTGTTGCCAGCAGAAGTGCTGCTGCCAGCAGAAGTGTGGCTGCAAGNAGTGCTGCTGCTAG